A genomic segment from Acidobacteriota bacterium encodes:
- a CDS encoding cation acetate symporter — translation MTIAIFFAFVAFVLGLSFYFGRKTKSASGYYAAGGQIHWSVNGIAFAGDYLSAASFLGICGMIATVGYDGFLYSIGFLAGWIVALFVVAEPMKRLGKYTFTDAIDARFNSRGIKLLAAISTLVVSICYLIPQMVGAGVLVEPLLGLPHAAGVVIVGAVVIVIVATAGMTSTTYVQFIKGALLIVFSLVMVVAVLVRGLSTAPDQGGKVPFHPPQVIPIESADGAPVPADPSWAVEETKAVKTVTFVRLAREGKSSWWIQSERDGKPCLVETQWEIQAPGRPKVVNGVENGKLRLVSNMAVIGGKSGPEATTGGLNPFEFLAKIGDKDSRIQLWKTQKFDDASGAAVTVHYPYLVPGPKIMRPGVKFKVEGSLAERLDFISLMLALFFGTAALPHILIRYYTVPSPACARKSTIVAIAAIGFFYILTLYMGLGAMTSTVVNLQDNNMSAPLLALSFGTFLFAVISAIAFATVLGTVAGLIVAASGAVAHDLMDRFARIQMDERQKVKAGRMAALVVGVLAILLGILFKGQNVSFLVGLAFAVAASANLPAVIMILFWKRTTAKGIVASIATGVLSSLGLILFSPSLYKQYGLDPATAPIPIDNPGIVSIPLSLLALVVVSLFTTRKVVSPEDR, via the coding sequence ATGACCATCGCCATCTTCTTCGCCTTCGTCGCGTTCGTCCTGGGCCTGTCGTTCTACTTCGGCCGGAAGACCAAGTCCGCCAGCGGCTACTACGCCGCCGGGGGGCAGATCCACTGGTCGGTCAACGGGATCGCCTTCGCCGGCGACTACCTCTCCGCGGCCAGCTTCCTGGGCATCTGCGGCATGATCGCCACCGTGGGCTACGACGGTTTCCTCTACTCCATCGGCTTCCTGGCCGGGTGGATCGTGGCCCTCTTCGTGGTGGCCGAGCCCATGAAGCGCCTGGGAAAGTACACCTTCACCGACGCCATCGACGCCCGGTTCAACAGCCGCGGGATCAAGCTGCTGGCGGCCATCAGCACGCTCGTGGTGTCCATCTGCTACCTGATCCCCCAGATGGTGGGGGCCGGGGTCCTGGTGGAACCGCTCCTGGGCCTGCCCCACGCCGCGGGGGTGGTCATCGTGGGGGCCGTGGTCATCGTCATCGTCGCCACGGCGGGGATGACCTCCACCACCTACGTGCAGTTCATCAAGGGGGCCCTGCTCATCGTCTTCAGCCTGGTCATGGTGGTGGCGGTCCTCGTGCGCGGCTTGTCCACCGCCCCCGACCAGGGCGGGAAGGTCCCCTTCCATCCGCCCCAGGTGATCCCCATCGAATCGGCGGACGGCGCCCCGGTCCCCGCCGACCCGTCGTGGGCCGTCGAGGAGACCAAGGCCGTCAAGACCGTGACCTTCGTCCGCCTCGCCCGCGAAGGGAAGTCCTCCTGGTGGATCCAATCCGAGCGGGACGGCAAGCCCTGCCTGGTGGAGACCCAGTGGGAGATCCAGGCCCCCGGCCGGCCCAAGGTGGTCAACGGGGTCGAAAACGGCAAACTCCGCCTGGTGAGCAATATGGCGGTAATAGGCGGGAAGTCGGGTCCCGAGGCGACCACGGGGGGCCTCAACCCCTTCGAATTCCTGGCGAAGATCGGCGACAAGGACAGCCGGATCCAGCTCTGGAAGACGCAGAAGTTCGACGACGCCTCCGGCGCCGCGGTGACGGTGCACTACCCCTACCTGGTCCCGGGGCCCAAGATCATGCGGCCGGGAGTCAAGTTCAAGGTGGAAGGGTCCCTGGCGGAGCGGCTCGACTTCATCTCGCTGATGCTGGCCCTGTTCTTCGGGACCGCCGCCCTGCCGCACATCCTCATCCGCTACTACACCGTCCCCAGCCCGGCGTGCGCCCGCAAGTCCACCATCGTGGCCATCGCGGCCATCGGGTTCTTCTACATCCTGACGCTGTACATGGGCCTGGGGGCCATGACCAGCACGGTGGTCAACCTGCAGGACAACAACATGTCCGCGCCGCTGCTGGCCCTGTCGTTCGGGACCTTCCTCTTCGCCGTCATCTCGGCCATCGCCTTCGCCACGGTCCTGGGGACGGTGGCGGGCCTCATCGTCGCCGCCTCCGGCGCCGTGGCCCACGACCTCATGGACCGCTTCGCCCGCATCCAGATGGACGAGCGGCAGAAAGTCAAGGCGGGGCGGATGGCGGCCCTCGTGGTGGGCGTCCTGGCCATCCTCCTGGGCATCCTCTTCAAGGGGCAGAACGTGAGCTTCCTGGTGGGGTTGGCCTTCGCGGTGGCCGCTTCGGCCAACCTGCCCGCCGTCATCATGATCCTCTTCTGGAAGCGGACGACGGCCAAGGGGATCGTGGCCTCCATCGCCACGGGCGTCCTCAGCTCCCTGGGCCTGATCCTGTTCTCGCCCAGCCTGTACAAGCAGTACGGCCTGGACCCGGCCACCGCCCCCATCCCCATCGACAACCCGGGGATCGTCTCGATCCCCCTCAGCCTCCTGGCGCTGGTGGTGGTTTCCCTGTTCACCACCCGCAAGGTGGTCTCCCCGGAAGACCGGTAG
- a CDS encoding DUF485 domain-containing protein, whose amino-acid sequence MFHEPAKQSGRDPASGYKTRIGIWMFFVYALIYAGFVAVNVISPNLMEAEAFLGLNVSVAYGFFLIVFALILALVYNGMCTAREKALEAGPEGKER is encoded by the coding sequence ATGTTCCACGAACCAGCCAAGCAGAGCGGACGGGACCCGGCGTCGGGCTACAAGACGCGGATCGGGATCTGGATGTTCTTCGTTTACGCCCTCATCTACGCAGGCTTCGTCGCCGTCAACGTCATCAGCCCGAACCTGATGGAGGCGGAAGCCTTCCTGGGCCTCAACGTCTCGGTGGCCTACGGATTCTTCCTCATCGTCTTCGCGCTGATCCTCGCCCTGGTTTACAACGGCATGTGCACCGCCCGGGAGAAGGCCCTCGAGGCCGGCCCCGAGGGAAAGGAGCGCTGA
- a CDS encoding cache domain-containing protein: MTLVKVNLHCHSNLSDGQLSPEALAAWLARGGVRYAALTDHNTVEGLARFRETLSRHGASSVTGVEIGVPFAKRDAHLLAYGFDPASPALAEALERARVAQASPERPRNGAPSGETEMEAAIRLLHQAGGRVFLAHPFELERDVEKLREILSGLKALGLDGIEAIYGPCAPAEIQTLLDLSRDLGLTVCGGSDFHTQDHPTLSGQYVNMPLETWRTFRDSLLVSPDVPPRRPAPPVATRARNPVKLDWRRFLVRILLPTVLAIGLFVVPFFAWVIPAFEEGLMARKREMIRELTHSACSILQEYHEDEAAGRLTRSAAQAAAAERVRFLRYGKEGKDYFWITDLHPRMVMHPYRAELEGQDLTGYQDPHGNRLFVEAVRLVKARREGVIQYWWQWKDDAGRLAPKQSYVQLFEPWGWIVGTGLYIEDVQAEMEALTGKVIRVSVVVAVVIALLLLFVAQQSFRSERRRLQAEDSLRESHEKYRALVHAAQEGTLLVLDGRCIFANPTFLEWMGYTEAQWALMELDEALVLEGNAPGTAAEWVASFQGGADALKPREARLIRKDGTALDALLSPEPIRIGEREGFIINIRDLSPHKEVQAALDESRARFRAVAENLRVGIFRAAMDDRGLPVLEANAAAVRMLGLSGAGGGFHGSLSEALSPPEALEDFRRDLVENGEVRDRVLHLALERGGTPVSISATLVRSESGEPRYCDAVAEDVTARQKETTEREALIADLQSPFQFLEEPVTQFMREPVSAGLQTTVAQAALLMTGHGLGVILVKGPAGEPIGIFTDQDLRERVVARGTGTDRPVFEVMTSPLLTVSSGARGFEAFTLMSERGVRYLAVRDDQGSVVGLLRRRDLLQLDRYPLLFLARSIREAERVEQIARHRERLPATVKAMVEGGIRSRHVSWAVTALNDAIADRLVELAVRDLGEPPARFAFVVLGSGGREEQTLISDQDNAILYETPPEGKAAEVMTWFLELGARVCTGLELAGYPACPGDMMARNPRWCQSLDGWKRHFSRWISMGEPKNVVEFCTFVDFRCIHGEPALAEALRAHVAAEITENPSFLGHLARTALQQKPPLGFFGTILAGSGPHREKHFDLKEALGPIVSYARLYALRNGFPETATGARLRRLQEAGLLSRSGYEELAQALELIMGLRLRVQSERLASGLAAGNLVDLKTLSHSEITTLKQALTQMTTLQKTLAFDYPVGG, translated from the coding sequence ATGACGCTGGTCAAGGTCAACCTGCACTGCCACTCCAACCTGAGCGACGGGCAGCTCTCGCCGGAAGCCCTCGCGGCCTGGCTGGCCCGGGGGGGCGTCCGGTACGCCGCCCTGACCGACCACAACACGGTCGAGGGGCTGGCCCGGTTCCGGGAGACCCTGAGCCGCCACGGGGCCAGCAGCGTGACCGGCGTGGAGATCGGCGTCCCCTTCGCCAAGCGGGACGCCCACCTGCTGGCCTACGGTTTCGACCCCGCGTCCCCGGCCCTTGCCGAGGCGCTGGAGCGGGCCCGGGTGGCCCAGGCGTCGCCGGAGCGCCCCCGGAACGGGGCCCCGTCGGGCGAGACCGAGATGGAGGCGGCCATCCGGCTTCTGCACCAGGCCGGGGGCCGGGTCTTCCTGGCGCACCCCTTCGAACTCGAACGCGACGTCGAAAAACTGCGGGAAATCCTGTCCGGCCTGAAGGCGCTCGGCCTCGACGGGATCGAGGCCATCTACGGCCCCTGCGCACCCGCCGAGATCCAGACGCTCCTGGACCTGTCCCGGGACCTCGGCCTGACGGTCTGCGGCGGCAGCGACTTCCACACTCAGGATCACCCCACGCTCTCGGGCCAGTACGTCAACATGCCGCTGGAGACTTGGCGAACATTCCGGGATTCCCTCCTGGTCTCCCCCGACGTCCCGCCCCGGCGGCCGGCGCCCCCCGTGGCCACCCGGGCGCGCAACCCCGTCAAGCTGGACTGGCGGCGTTTTCTCGTGCGCATCCTCCTCCCGACGGTCCTGGCCATCGGGCTGTTCGTGGTCCCCTTCTTCGCCTGGGTCATCCCCGCGTTCGAGGAGGGGCTCATGGCCCGGAAGCGGGAGATGATCCGGGAGCTGACCCACTCGGCCTGCAGCATCCTCCAGGAGTACCACGAGGACGAGGCCGCGGGGCGGCTCACCCGTTCGGCGGCCCAGGCCGCGGCCGCCGAACGGGTCCGTTTCCTTCGCTACGGGAAGGAGGGCAAGGACTACTTCTGGATCACCGACCTGCACCCCCGGATGGTGATGCACCCCTACCGGGCCGAACTCGAGGGGCAGGACCTGACCGGCTACCAGGACCCCCACGGCAACCGGCTCTTCGTGGAGGCGGTCCGGCTGGTGAAAGCGCGGCGGGAAGGGGTCATCCAGTACTGGTGGCAGTGGAAGGACGACGCCGGGCGGCTGGCGCCCAAGCAGTCCTACGTCCAGCTGTTCGAACCCTGGGGCTGGATCGTGGGGACGGGCCTTTACATCGAGGACGTCCAGGCCGAGATGGAGGCCCTGACCGGGAAGGTCATCCGGGTCTCCGTGGTGGTGGCCGTCGTCATCGCCCTGCTCCTGCTCTTCGTGGCCCAGCAGAGTTTCCGCAGCGAGCGGAGACGGCTCCAGGCGGAGGACTCCCTCCGGGAGTCGCACGAGAAGTACCGCGCCCTGGTTCACGCCGCCCAGGAGGGGACCCTGCTGGTCCTGGACGGCCGCTGCATCTTCGCCAACCCCACCTTCCTGGAGTGGATGGGTTACACCGAGGCCCAGTGGGCCCTGATGGAACTCGACGAGGCCCTGGTCCTGGAGGGAAACGCCCCGGGGACCGCCGCGGAGTGGGTGGCGTCCTTCCAGGGCGGCGCCGACGCCTTGAAACCCCGCGAGGCCCGGCTGATCCGGAAGGACGGCACCGCCCTCGACGCCCTGCTCTCCCCGGAACCGATCCGCATCGGCGAGCGGGAGGGCTTCATCATCAACATCCGCGACCTCAGCCCGCACAAGGAGGTTCAGGCGGCGCTGGACGAGAGCCGGGCCCGGTTCCGGGCCGTGGCCGAGAACCTCCGCGTGGGGATCTTCCGCGCCGCCATGGACGACCGCGGGTTGCCCGTCCTCGAAGCCAACGCGGCGGCGGTGCGGATGCTGGGCCTCTCCGGCGCCGGGGGCGGCTTTCACGGGAGCCTGTCCGAGGCCCTTTCCCCGCCCGAGGCGCTCGAGGACTTCCGGCGGGACCTCGTGGAGAACGGCGAGGTGAGGGACCGGGTGCTGCACCTCGCCCTCGAGCGGGGCGGGACCCCCGTCTCCATCTCGGCCACCCTGGTGCGGAGCGAAAGCGGCGAACCCAGGTACTGCGACGCCGTGGCCGAGGATGTCACCGCCCGGCAGAAGGAAACCACGGAGCGGGAGGCCCTGATCGCCGACCTGCAGTCCCCCTTCCAGTTCCTCGAGGAGCCGGTGACCCAGTTCATGCGCGAGCCGGTCTCCGCGGGCCTGCAGACCACCGTGGCCCAGGCGGCCCTCCTCATGACCGGCCACGGGCTGGGCGTCATCCTGGTGAAGGGCCCGGCCGGCGAGCCCATCGGGATCTTCACCGACCAGGACCTGCGGGAACGTGTCGTGGCCCGGGGGACCGGCACCGACCGGCCGGTGTTCGAGGTGATGACGTCCCCCCTCCTGACGGTGTCCTCCGGCGCCCGGGGCTTCGAAGCCTTCACGCTGATGAGCGAGCGGGGGGTCCGCTACCTCGCGGTGCGGGACGACCAGGGTTCCGTGGTGGGGCTGCTCCGCCGCCGCGACCTCCTGCAGCTGGACCGCTACCCGCTCCTGTTCCTGGCCCGGTCCATCCGGGAGGCGGAGCGGGTGGAGCAGATCGCCCGTCACCGCGAGCGCCTGCCCGCCACCGTGAAGGCCATGGTGGAGGGGGGAATCCGGTCGCGGCACGTCAGTTGGGCGGTGACCGCGCTCAACGACGCCATCGCCGACCGCTTGGTCGAACTGGCCGTCCGGGACCTCGGTGAGCCCCCGGCCCGCTTCGCCTTCGTGGTGCTGGGAAGCGGGGGGCGGGAGGAGCAGACCCTGATCTCCGACCAGGACAACGCCATCCTCTACGAGACCCCCCCCGAGGGGAAGGCCGCCGAGGTGATGACCTGGTTCCTGGAGCTGGGGGCGCGGGTCTGCACGGGGCTGGAGCTGGCGGGCTACCCGGCCTGCCCCGGCGACATGATGGCCCGGAACCCGCGGTGGTGCCAGTCCCTGGACGGCTGGAAACGGCACTTCTCCCGCTGGATCTCCATGGGCGAACCGAAGAACGTCGTGGAGTTCTGCACCTTCGTCGACTTCCGGTGCATCCACGGCGAGCCGGCGCTGGCCGAGGCCCTCCGCGCCCACGTGGCCGCCGAGATCACGGAGAACCCGTCGTTTCTGGGCCACCTGGCCCGGACGGCCCTCCAGCAGAAACCGCCCCTCGGCTTCTTCGGCACCATCCTGGCGGGGAGCGGCCCGCACCGCGAAAAGCACTTCGACCTGAAGGAGGCGCTGGGCCCCATCGTCAGCTACGCCCGGCTCTACGCCCTCCGGAACGGCTTCCCGGAGACCGCCACCGGCGCCCGCTTGCGCCGGCTGCAGGAGGCGGGCCTCCTGAGCCGGTCGGGGTACGAGGAACTGGCCCAGGCCCTGGAACTGATCATGGGCCTGCGGTTGAGGGTCCAGTCGGAACGCCTGGCCTCGGGCCTGGCCGCGGGCAACCTGGTGGACCTGAAGACCCTGTCCCACAGCGAGATCACCACGCTCAAGCAGGCCCTGACCCAGATGACCACCCTGCAGAAGACCCTCGCCTTCGACTACCCCGTCGGCGGCTGA
- a CDS encoding DUF4436 family protein, with protein sequence MRIRKILEIAIPALVMLAAAVAYFPILRLYHAEAEKSKTPLEAGKPNPAACLDISASVLSVDPSRNEMALRLKFEPQGSLLAEDKFSLAKDLTLFVNNASGNPERLFRKGKPMSPLDVTISLYDGFPTDYPFDSYTADLELSVSTPSKTEPGEEDSVPVVVRMTTIVHGFRIDASVDSDNPTEGAFLSFDVERSTTTVFFAVFVMVAQWLLALCVLAWALSVLIRGRRIEATLFGWVGAMLFAFPALRNAVPGAPPIGSLTDYLAFFWAEGIVMFSIVILMYCYLSRPLK encoded by the coding sequence ATGAGAATCCGGAAAATCCTGGAGATCGCCATTCCCGCCCTGGTGATGCTCGCGGCCGCCGTGGCCTATTTCCCCATTCTGAGGCTTTACCACGCCGAGGCGGAGAAGAGCAAGACACCCCTGGAGGCGGGGAAACCCAACCCCGCCGCCTGCCTCGATATCTCGGCGTCCGTCTTGTCCGTCGACCCCTCCAGGAACGAAATGGCCCTCCGCCTGAAGTTCGAGCCCCAGGGCAGCCTGCTGGCCGAGGACAAGTTCAGCCTGGCAAAGGACCTGACCCTCTTCGTCAACAACGCGTCCGGAAACCCCGAGCGGCTCTTCCGGAAAGGGAAACCGATGAGCCCGCTGGACGTCACGATCAGCCTCTACGACGGCTTCCCCACCGACTACCCCTTTGACTCGTACACGGCCGACCTTGAACTGAGCGTTTCGACCCCGTCGAAGACGGAACCCGGCGAGGAGGACAGTGTGCCCGTGGTCGTCCGGATGACGACGATCGTGCACGGGTTCAGGATCGACGCGTCGGTGGATTCCGATAACCCGACCGAGGGAGCCTTCCTTTCCTTCGACGTTGAGCGCTCCACCACGACGGTTTTCTTCGCCGTCTTCGTCATGGTGGCCCAGTGGTTGCTGGCGCTGTGCGTACTGGCCTGGGCCCTGAGCGTGCTGATCCGGGGACGCCGGATCGAGGCGACCCTGTTCGGGTGGGTGGGCGCCATGCTCTTCGCCTTCCCGGCCCTCCGCAACGCCGTGCCCGGGGCGCCGCCCATCGGGTCCCTGACCGACTACCTGGCGTTCTTCTGGGCCGAGGGGATCGTCATGTTCTCCATTGTCATCCTCATGTACTGCTATCTCAGCCGCCCGCTGAAGTGA
- a CDS encoding isochorismatase, whose amino-acid sequence MDLNPDQLLPIPPHFDEAKADRIWGVPYQQRAGEAEAWAAAHGIPPASADTERVCLFVIDLQVTFCIPGWELFVAGRSGRGAVEDNVRLCRFIYRHLHRITEIVATLDTHTALQIFHPAFLVDREGKHPGPVTPIPRDALEAGEWKVDPDVARSLGLGTPEELDAHLLHYGRQLSRGGKYTHMVWPYHAMLGGVGHALAPVVEEALFFHALARKSQTRFEIKGQHPLTEHYSVLGAEVDRRSDGSPLGAKNAALVEHLLGFDTVVIAGQAKSHCVAWTVQDLLDEIGARKPGFERQVRLLKDCCSPVVVPGVADFTDLAAAAFRGFRKAGVRVVTSEDPWGA is encoded by the coding sequence ATGGATTTGAATCCCGATCAGCTTCTTCCCATCCCCCCGCACTTCGACGAGGCGAAGGCGGACCGGATCTGGGGGGTCCCCTACCAGCAACGGGCCGGGGAGGCCGAGGCCTGGGCGGCGGCCCACGGCATCCCCCCGGCGTCGGCGGACACGGAGCGCGTCTGCCTCTTCGTCATCGACCTCCAGGTCACCTTCTGCATCCCGGGGTGGGAACTCTTCGTGGCCGGCCGGTCCGGCCGGGGGGCCGTGGAGGACAACGTCCGGCTCTGCCGGTTCATCTACCGCCACCTCCACCGGATCACCGAGATCGTCGCGACCCTGGACACCCACACGGCCCTCCAGATCTTCCACCCGGCCTTCCTGGTTGACCGGGAGGGAAAGCACCCGGGCCCGGTGACGCCCATCCCCCGGGACGCCCTCGAGGCGGGCGAGTGGAAGGTGGACCCGGACGTGGCCCGCTCGCTGGGCCTCGGCACCCCGGAAGAACTGGACGCCCACCTGCTTCACTACGGCCGCCAGCTGTCCCGGGGCGGGAAGTACACCCACATGGTCTGGCCCTACCACGCCATGCTGGGGGGCGTCGGCCACGCCCTGGCGCCGGTCGTGGAAGAGGCCCTCTTCTTCCACGCCCTTGCCCGCAAGAGCCAGACCCGCTTCGAGATCAAGGGGCAGCACCCCCTCACCGAGCACTATTCCGTCCTGGGGGCCGAGGTGGACCGCCGCTCGGACGGGAGCCCCCTCGGCGCGAAGAACGCGGCGCTCGTGGAGCACCTGCTCGGCTTCGACACCGTGGTGATCGCCGGGCAGGCGAAGAGCCACTGCGTGGCCTGGACGGTCCAGGACCTCCTGGACGAGATCGGCGCCCGCAAGCCCGGTTTCGAGCGGCAGGTCCGCCTCCTGAAGGACTGCTGCTCCCCGGTGGTGGTGCCGGGCGTGGCGGACTTCACCGACCTGGCCGCCGCCGCCTTCCGGGGTTTCCGGAAAGCCGGGGTCCGGGTCGTGACGTCCGAGGACCCCTGGGGTGCCTGA
- a CDS encoding AI-2E family transporter, translating into MKRRINAHYFFFGLLAFFLYYFYAVAKPFLPIFIWAAIVVVTLYPVYEKVLKWTKGRKSLSAFITLVGFVIGLIIPLMVLCSILARQAYILVDNISKNGIPKEIMNFWTHPQVIQVRKTLNITEDSLHEAGKAVFNFLYQQGTILVSTLLQSLLQFALMLIVVYYFFKFGDEIVDWVRELLPFREKQEDRFMSRISDVVRATMTGNFITVLLQGFLAGVGFLILGFSSPLVWAVLTAFAALVPAIGAALIWLPTALYLLFAGQTWQGIFLGLWGLIVLGMMDNVIKPMIIQGKIKLHSAVILFSLMGGISAFGIAGFVLGPLIVSLTFALLEQYRESYSPKDPLPEIGEETARKIHEEWSPSDGSGGGTGAEPGKKMPSSPERKE; encoded by the coding sequence GTGAAACGCCGCATCAACGCCCACTATTTCTTCTTCGGCCTCCTGGCCTTCTTCCTGTACTACTTTTACGCGGTGGCGAAGCCGTTCCTCCCCATCTTCATCTGGGCGGCCATCGTGGTGGTGACCCTCTACCCGGTCTACGAGAAGGTCCTGAAATGGACGAAGGGCCGGAAGAGCCTCTCGGCGTTCATCACCCTGGTGGGCTTCGTCATCGGGCTCATCATCCCGCTGATGGTCCTGTGCTCCATCCTGGCCCGCCAGGCCTACATCCTGGTGGACAACATCTCGAAGAACGGGATCCCCAAGGAAATCATGAATTTCTGGACCCACCCCCAGGTGATCCAGGTCCGGAAGACCCTCAACATTACCGAGGACAGCCTCCACGAGGCCGGGAAGGCCGTCTTCAATTTCCTCTACCAGCAGGGGACGATCCTGGTGTCCACCCTGCTCCAGTCCCTGCTGCAGTTCGCCCTCATGCTCATCGTGGTCTACTACTTCTTCAAGTTCGGCGACGAGATCGTGGATTGGGTCCGGGAACTCCTCCCCTTCCGCGAGAAGCAGGAAGACCGCTTCATGAGCCGGATCTCCGACGTGGTCCGCGCCACCATGACGGGCAACTTCATCACCGTGCTCCTCCAGGGTTTCCTGGCGGGGGTCGGCTTCCTCATCCTCGGGTTCTCGTCCCCCCTGGTCTGGGCCGTCCTGACGGCCTTCGCCGCCCTGGTGCCCGCCATCGGCGCGGCGCTGATCTGGCTCCCCACGGCCCTCTACCTGCTCTTCGCCGGGCAGACCTGGCAGGGGATCTTCCTGGGCCTGTGGGGCCTCATCGTCCTCGGCATGATGGACAACGTCATCAAGCCCATGATCATCCAGGGGAAGATCAAGCTGCACTCGGCGGTGATCCTCTTCAGCCTCATGGGCGGCATCTCCGCCTTCGGCATCGCGGGCTTCGTCCTGGGGCCCCTCATCGTCTCGCTGACCTTCGCCCTGCTGGAACAGTACCGGGAGAGCTACTCGCCCAAGGATCCCCTCCCGGAGATCGGCGAAGAGACCGCCCGAAAGATCCACGAGGAGTGGTCGCCGTCGGACGGGTCCGGCGGAGGGACCGGGGCGGAACCAGGGAAGAAAATGCCCTCGAGTCCGGAGCGTAAGGAATAG
- the pncB gene encoding nicotinate phosphoribosyltransferase has protein sequence MKPTNPLVDPLLTDLYEVTMAYGYWKHGRHEEPAVFDLFFRRNPFGGEFTIFAGLEEILRFVKRYAFSAEQVDYLRGILPAADPGFFDWLGRARLDGVTIHAVPEGTLVFPRLPLLRVEGPLGVTQLLETTLLTLVNYASLMATNAARFRQIVGESKTLLEFGLRRAQGPDGGVSASRYAYLGGFDATSNLQAGRLFGIPVRGTHAHAFVQSFKSLGELPSTRLKTRAGEEADLAAAALAVRERLRFEHTNEGELAAFVAYALAFPASFLALVDTYDTLNSGVPNFVCVAFALMDFGYAPLGVRLDSGDLAFLSKATRNIFATCGERMGKDVSGLKIVASNDLDETVLLSLQNEGHEIDTFGVGTHLVTCESQPALGCVYKLVEIGGQPRIKLSQDVQKVTIPGRKEAYRLVGHKGYPLLDLLIQAGEAPPRPGAQILCRHPFEEKKRAFVTPARVIPLHQRVWAEGRRLQPERPLGEIRSSVLEQLAAFRPDHLRLLNPTHYKISVSERLYDFIHRFWLEESPVPELE, from the coding sequence ATGAAACCGACCAACCCCCTGGTGGACCCGCTCCTGACCGACCTCTACGAGGTCACCATGGCCTACGGCTACTGGAAGCACGGCCGGCACGAGGAACCGGCGGTCTTCGACCTCTTCTTCCGGCGGAACCCCTTCGGGGGCGAGTTCACCATCTTCGCGGGGCTCGAGGAGATCCTCCGCTTCGTGAAGCGCTACGCCTTCTCGGCGGAACAGGTGGACTACCTCCGGGGCATCCTCCCCGCCGCCGACCCGGGCTTCTTCGACTGGCTGGGCCGGGCGCGCCTGGACGGGGTGACGATCCACGCCGTCCCCGAGGGGACCCTGGTCTTCCCCCGGCTCCCGCTGCTCCGGGTGGAGGGCCCCCTGGGCGTGACGCAGCTGCTGGAGACCACCCTGCTGACGCTGGTGAACTACGCCAGCCTGATGGCCACCAACGCCGCCCGGTTCCGCCAGATCGTGGGGGAGTCGAAGACCCTGCTGGAGTTCGGCCTGCGCCGCGCCCAGGGGCCCGACGGCGGGGTCTCCGCCTCCCGCTACGCCTACCTGGGGGGCTTCGACGCCACGTCCAACCTCCAGGCGGGCCGCCTCTTCGGCATCCCGGTGCGCGGCACCCACGCCCACGCCTTCGTCCAGTCCTTCAAGTCCCTCGGGGAACTCCCCTCCACGCGGCTGAAAACCCGGGCGGGCGAGGAGGCCGACCTGGCGGCGGCGGCCCTGGCGGTCCGGGAACGGCTGCGCTTCGAGCACACCAACGAGGGCGAGCTGGCCGCCTTCGTCGCCTACGCCCTGGCCTTCCCCGCGTCCTTCCTGGCCCTGGTGGACACCTACGACACCCTCAACTCCGGCGTCCCCAACTTCGTCTGCGTCGCCTTCGCCCTCATGGACTTCGGCTACGCCCCCCTGGGCGTTCGGCTGGACTCGGGCGACCTGGCCTTTCTCTCCAAGGCCACCCGGAACATCTTCGCCACCTGCGGCGAGCGGATGGGGAAGGACGTCTCCGGGCTGAAGATCGTGGCGTCCAACGACCTGGACGAGACCGTCCTCCTTTCCCTCCAGAACGAGGGGCACGAGATCGACACCTTCGGGGTGGGGACCCACCTGGTGACGTGCGAGAGCCAGCCGGCGCTGGGCTGCGTCTACAAGCTGGTGGAGATCGGCGGACAGCCCCGGATCAAGCTCTCCCAGGACGTCCAGAAGGTCACCATCCCCGGGCGGAAGGAGGCCTACCGGCTGGTGGGGCACAAGGGCTACCCCCTCCTCGACCTGCTGATCCAGGCGGGGGAGGCGCCGCCGCGGCCCGGCGCCCAGATCCTCTGCCGGCACCCTTTCGAGGAGAAGAAGCGGGCCTTCGTCACCCCCGCCCGGGTGATCCCGCTCCACCAGCGCGTGTGGGCGGAAGGCCGACGCCTGCAGCCGGAGCGTCCCCTGGGGGAGATCCGGAGTAGCGTGCTCGAGCAGCTCGCCGCCTTCCGCCCCGACCACCTCCGGCTCCTGAACCCGACCCACTACAAGATCTCGGTGAGTGAGCGCCTCTACGACTTCATCCACCGCTTCTGGCTCGAGGAGTCCCCCGTGCCGGAGCTGGAGTGA